The following proteins are co-located in the Syntrophorhabdaceae bacterium genome:
- a CDS encoding carboxyl transferase domain-containing protein: protein MRPYFAKMQDWGKPVKENKANAEEIKKVEQHIAELVEQKKNAGLPKETLNKRGEWTVHQRLEYILDPGTWAPLHMLYDPMDEESGTTGVVDGLGRINGRWCVIIGFDNKVMAGAWIAGQSDNILRVTDTAKRLHCPLVWLVNCSGVKLTEQEKVYANRRGNGTTFFRHAELNKLGIPVLAAIYGTNPAGGGYQGISPTLLLAHKDCNIAVGGAGIVSGMAPKGYFDEGMAEQIIEATRKFKSVPPGRVEIHYDHTGFFREVHPSEESLLDSLKSWVTKLPAYDASFFRVAPPANPAFPAEDLYSIVAFNQKMVYDAEQFMARLVDNSEHMEFRAGYGPELYTGLVKVDGFLIGIVANRQGMMPKGYPQYAPYPGIGGKFYREGLIKINEFVTLCGRDRIPMIWIQDTSGIDVGDIAEKAELLGLGQALIYSIEQSDLPMMTIVLRKGTAAAHYIMAGPQANNNNAFTLGTATTEIYVMHGETAAVASFARRLVKEKDAGKPLAPVIEAMNKTVQEYVDKSRPAYCAKEGLVDEIVAMKDLRKYFVAFANCCYQNPKSITPQHQMILPRIIKG from the coding sequence ATGAGACCCTATTTCGCCAAGATGCAGGACTGGGGAAAACCGGTAAAAGAGAATAAAGCAAATGCCGAGGAGATCAAAAAGGTAGAACAGCACATCGCCGAGCTGGTCGAACAGAAGAAGAACGCCGGTTTGCCCAAGGAAACCCTGAATAAGAGGGGCGAATGGACAGTCCACCAGCGGCTCGAATACATCTTAGACCCCGGCACCTGGGCACCGCTTCATATGCTCTATGACCCCATGGATGAAGAGTCCGGCACAACAGGCGTGGTGGATGGTCTTGGAAGAATAAACGGAAGATGGTGCGTTATCATCGGTTTCGACAATAAAGTCATGGCAGGTGCGTGGATAGCAGGTCAGTCCGATAACATCCTCAGGGTAACAGATACGGCAAAGAGGCTTCACTGCCCTCTCGTATGGCTTGTCAACTGCAGCGGCGTGAAACTCACTGAGCAGGAAAAGGTCTATGCGAACAGACGCGGGAACGGCACCACATTCTTCAGGCATGCGGAACTCAATAAACTTGGCATCCCCGTGCTTGCCGCTATCTACGGGACAAACCCGGCCGGCGGCGGATACCAGGGTATCTCCCCCACACTGCTTCTCGCACACAAAGACTGTAATATCGCGGTGGGCGGCGCTGGCATCGTGAGCGGTATGGCGCCTAAAGGGTATTTCGATGAAGGTATGGCGGAACAGATTATCGAAGCCACACGAAAATTCAAGTCCGTGCCTCCGGGCAGGGTTGAGATACATTATGACCATACGGGGTTCTTCCGCGAAGTCCATCCGAGCGAAGAGAGCTTGCTCGATTCGCTGAAATCATGGGTCACCAAACTGCCGGCTTACGATGCGAGCTTTTTCCGGGTAGCGCCTCCGGCAAACCCGGCATTCCCGGCCGAAGATCTTTACAGCATCGTGGCCTTCAACCAGAAGATGGTCTACGACGCGGAGCAGTTCATGGCCCGCCTCGTGGATAACAGCGAACACATGGAGTTCAGGGCCGGCTATGGTCCGGAGCTTTACACGGGCCTCGTCAAGGTCGATGGATTCCTGATCGGTATCGTGGCCAACAGACAGGGCATGATGCCCAAAGGATATCCACAGTATGCGCCGTATCCAGGCATCGGCGGCAAGTTCTACCGGGAGGGTCTCATCAAGATCAACGAATTCGTTACCCTCTGTGGCAGGGACCGGATCCCCATGATCTGGATCCAGGACACCTCCGGCATCGACGTAGGTGATATCGCAGAAAAGGCCGAGCTCTTGGGGTTAGGCCAGGCCTTGATCTATTCCATCGAGCAGAGCGACCTCCCCATGATGACTATCGTCCTGAGGAAAGGGACCGCAGCTGCGCACTACATCATGGCAGGCCCTCAGGCGAACAACAACAACGCCTTCACTCTCGGAACGGCAACCACGGAAATCTACGTTATGCACGGAGAAACGGCTGCCGTAGCAAGCTTTGCCAGACGCCTCGTCAAAGAAAAGGACGCGGGCAAGCCCCTTGCGCCGGTTATCGAGGCCATGAACAAGACTGTGCAGGAGTACGTCGACAAATCGAGACCCGCTTACTGCGCCAAGGAAGGCCTTGTGGATGAGATCGTGGCCATGAAAGACTTAAGAAAATACTTCGTGGCCTTTGCAAACTGCTGCTATCAGAACCCGAAGTCGATCACGCCTCAACACCAGATGATTCTTCCGCGGATCATCAAGGGTTAG